The Triplophysa dalaica isolate WHDGS20190420 chromosome 20, ASM1584641v1, whole genome shotgun sequence genome segment AAATGAATgacaaacattcaaacaaaggCTAAGACACACTACAAGACGTTTGCTCAGATTTTCGGTCTGGActcagaaagtctgtgccagtctgcactttgatcagttagtgtgtttctaccTGAAACTTTCCAAAAATATCCATTCAAATTTTAAAAgacttgtagtgtatttcagccATTAGGAGATCTTACAGTAGAAGGCCCATTTAATTTGATGGGAGACAAAAATTCAAGctataattcataaaaatgtgtaaCGTTATGCATTCATAGAAATATTCAGGCGTAGATGTAGTTAGAAAGTTTAAGAATAGATTTGCTCTGTGCTTCATGTAGAACACTTGTTATCTGATCAATTCATTAAAAAggtgcaataaaaaaactgacagCAATATATATTTCTAGAAATGCACAGATACTAAAGATCTCCACCAACACCAATTAAATCTGCAGATACCGATAGTTTGGTGTTTATATTAACTCGACTATACATTCTTTCTGAATGTGATTTTCATATAACaactattaataataaacatcaaatTGGTGATACACCGAGGACAAATTCATAGCATTTCCCCGTCCTCTTTTCAATCTCATCCTGATCATTACTGCTTTTAAACTATTGGCCAATATcgtgaaaacaaaaaaacgcTTTAATGGACCAATTACTGCATGATATATTTCTTCTTCCcatttgttttaatcaaattaaatacgTAAATTCTGAATAAAGGACATATAGCAACTCCCCTCCATAAAACTTCTCAAAACCGACCCCATTTGGGTTTTCGTTAAAActaagaaaaacacaacaaatgaaaCAGGCATAAGCAGGACATACTGTTTTAGTGTAAAATGAATGAGTGATTTtctacaaccatttaaaacaatgacTGCATTTGAGAATCCTAGATCAATCAGACATACTTGGTAAGTTAGGCATATTCttgtttttggaaaaatgtaaaaataggtTGTGTCGATTTCAGTCATTTACAGAATGAATACAATAAAGTTACAAAAAAAGACCACAAATATTTACCAAACAGAATAATAACATTACTTCAGTAACTACTCATATATTAGGAACATACACTTTGATGCAAACATGGGGATTTGTATgtccgttttttttttaaatacaagaCTTGTCAAGTAAATGCAGACTGGGAAGCAGGTTATATAGgacagtataaaaataaatccagaTATCATCTGAGATGCATTCAACGACTGCTAATAACTACTGCTTTAAAAGGCTAATAATAAATACCACAGTTGATAAAAAAGACACATATATTGTTAGCAAGACTTAAATTcatgtgtaaaacaaaaaaaacatgtattttcctttttgtgttcAAAGTTCTACTCGTTTTAAAAAGGACTTGTCCCTCTCATTCAGTTATACATACCCTTGATCCATTATGCATTTCAGTTATATAGCACTGTTATAAAACTGAGCGACATCAAAAAtagtatgtacatttttttaaataaataacattttacttcttttttttgcaatattttgttCTATTTTAACATTATTGCCACAGGTGGGTTTTGTGAACACTCACACAAAACGAAAAGGACACGGAGGGGGAAAGTCAGACATATAAAAGGCTGAGATGGAAGGTACACATTACCTTGCTGTCAAACTGAGCATCACAGAAAATGAGACGCACGAGAGGAACCCAGAAGGACGGGTGATTTGATCAGCGCATGTGGACGGATGGCGAGAGCAGTGGAAGTTATTTGGGTAGCGGTGGCATGGGGGGAGGCGGTTCTGATGGGAGGGGAGGGGGCTGGGTTCCTCCACGAGCGCTACTGCTGTATCGGTACTCTCCGAACTGAGAGCGATAGTCAAAAATTTGAGGCTGTGTCGGCTGCACCCCCTGCGCGCTGAGCAGCGAGTTCAACATGTCAAACGTGTCCTGGTAATCGTTGGACTGACCGCCCGCGTTGTGGCCGTTGGTGTCGGCCTTATCCGCCTTGGAGTGTGAGTAGTTTCCCTGATGGTGCGAAAGGCTCAGCGAGGGGAGGATATCTGACCCGTGACCAAGTGAGTGGGAGGGCATGCTGGGTAGGGGCGGGAGCTGAAATGAGTTTCTGGAGGATTTGCTAGCTTTCGAGGGATGGGTGCCTGCCGAAGGCTCGGTCCCGTGAGTCCTTTTTCTGGATGAAGAGCTGCTTCGCACAGAGTCACCTGAGACCTTTTTGCTACTTGCACCGGTAGAATGTTTATGTGCCGAGGACGAAGATAAAGAACTGCTGGAGGACGAgtggtggtgatgatggtggtgatgatggtggttGGAACGCTCTCTTGGTTTCTCTCGACTTTTACCGTCATCTCCTGATCCACCTCGCCTTTCCGGAACTCGTATTCGCACCCTAATGTCGTGTTCGGACCCCCGGCCACTGTGCCCCCCGCTTCCCGATTGGCCGGCCACAGGGAAGCGAATCGACCGTTCCTCCACCGGGATCTTCAGGACAATCGGCGAGGGGTTGCCAGAGTCAGAGGAACTAGAGGTGGACTGTTGTTGTTGGTGATGGTGGTGCTTATCCTTTCTTTGCTGGTTCATGAGCGCCTGGGCGGCTGTGGCGTATCCCTGCTTTACGCTGGCCTCCATGTTCAGTAGGTTACGCTTCTGCGCTGCCAGCTCGTCCGCGTGTTTTGCCCGGTACTCACTCAGAGAGACTTTGGCAGGTGCGTGGAGCTCATTGGAGGTCGCCAGCTCCTTGCCAGGAGGCTGCCACTGTTGGGATGACGCTCCGATGTTGAGATCATCTGCCGAGGAAGTCGAATCTGAGTGAGAGGCAGAGAGGCTCATCAGCCCAACGAGTGAGGTGTCAGATGATGCCATGGAGATCATGTTCATAATGGCTTCTGATTGGTCACCATCTTGCGCTTTTGACTTTTTGGCAGTTTGACTCGCTGCCTGATTCGCAAGAAACAAGAGACAAATTAAAGGATGCAGTTGGAAGtcagaatacaaaaaaattgttaaattaaccaaaaaagTATGGTGTGAAATCGGGGCAAAATTCATACATGCACGGTGTACACCATCCACCCCCCATCCAGAATGaacaaattttaaattaaaatgggtTCTAACGCGTTCTATTGTCTCGTCAgcgtctggtgtagacatggtgttacCGTAAAATGTATTACTATGTTTAAATGGGTCATATTGCGTAAATACGTGttcttctgtgtctttggtgtgtaataagttgcccatgcatgtattagacacgtaaaattgctaaactTATCGGAACAAGTATatacctatatatatatacacacaagaATATGCCCAGGCCTGGTTGGAAGAGTGCTGAGAGGGATTGCTTTGCCTACGTTAACTTCCAAGCAGTCGCAAGCAGCGGGGGCCATCGGGCTCGGGCACAGCCTAGAGCAAGCTGGATATATGCGAGAACGCcctaaaacaaattgttttacGAGGCTGAATCCATCGGGATCCATTCGGCCAATCACAACGCACGGGGTAGCTGGCCAATCAGACCAGCGGTTTTCAAATCAATGAGCTTAGCTAAACATCGAGGCGTTTCAGAAAGGCAGGCCAGAGGAGCAACAGAAATGAACGGTATGTGAAAACTATTTGTGAAAACCGCGTAAACACACTGTATCAcaccaaataaacacaataatgtttgttttagtcAAACAGACTTACTTTCCAGTTTCTAATGCGTTTTAAGCGGCTGGGTGTCTTCTCCAGGATCTGAAGGAACTCATTAGTGAGATCTGTTGAATTATAATCAAAATCTTTAAATCAtgtgataaaacataatttgaagTTCAAAGATGTTTTCTCTTATACACTCAATAACAATCAATAGTTACAAAATCAGTGTTAAAGCCCCACTGCAATGCCATGGAACACGCAGCATTATTTGATGATGTAATATCGACTAAACAATGTAGAGGGCGTGAGACATATCGAGTGGCCCCgccccttttaaaataaccaatagcTTTTCGTTTATGGCACAATCAAGCTGTTTTTTTTGAGTGCACGTGCCAATGTCAGTTTTGAACACTTATGTCTTCTAAATGGGAATGTTGTCAGCGTGTGGGCACATCTCAGTTTACCGACATCCTTACGTCGAACATACTTTTAATAAGAGAATGTTCATTATGATTCCACTGGGGATTTAAACTGGAAGTAAACTGTTAAAGTACACAACAAACGCAGGAAAATCTCTATCATAGCCTCCCACAtccagggtttttcctgcatagagaaattggaggcCGCCGCCTCCATCAAATGTCATGCCGCCTTAGACTCTCGCCAATACTATGTTgggtgtcttcacaagaaatgctgcgtgcatttaacagactgtcatttgtaactgcagttgcggcaTTACGCCACAGTagaggcgctgtttcgttatcagcacactgaggcaCTAAAACAAGAGCTAGCTGTGATTCATGGCTGTTTGTTTGGCATCCAAGTACgtttaatttcttgaaatttcttaaattaacatgacgtacatcattgtaatgtctttagctgtgcagttggatcgttgaattagcgtatactgtacacagcgacTTCTCCAGAATGAATGCACATTGGGCTCAGACTGACTCGCACATGAAGGActcatttaaactattgaacttttcagtcactagcgaaTATATAATCATTTAGTAAGACTAGTTAATTCAGTTGGCTTTAGTGGGCTGAAACtgataaaaagctttatttgattaaaaatacatttctgtatggttgaataaaagtaaattttatataacttaataattgtccTTTTCATCTAATTTGATTAGAACTTTTATtatgtcaaagtcactttggttaagccacttaaaggtacggtaggctttgtgtgtgtgtacataacATTATCAggatcaggatggcaccacctgCAAAACCCTGCACATCTGTAGCATTCAACTTTCTTTCAGAACGGCTCCATTTACATACCATCCAACAGCTCAAGGGTCACTGTAGGGTCAACATATTCCCACCAGTGTTTGCTGTCTGTGGAAACTGGAATCTCCCAGTTGGACCATTTGCAGGCCAGATGAATACAAATGCAGGCTACGATGGGTGGGCTGTACTGCAAACAGAACGTAGTCAAGTGGAGACTGCGGTGATGAGATCCCCAACGATAAccgaaaacacacaaaaaagaaaaccatCTGAGAAATCATTACTGAAATCCATAACTCATCcacatgaaaagaaaacacaacattatTGTCTTTGTAAGATGACCTCAATTATTTCAAGCGTTGTGCGCTAGTTGTATACTTAAGTTAAGCAAAGATATTCGACGCATAGAAATGTGCAGACATCGCAAAATGATCATCTTAAAGATAATACAGTATACCTGTAAAAAGAATATCATACCTGTTTGTTGCCATGAAATATGACGCCTGAGCCAAATCCTTACTCGCTGTTACCACgccaacaaaagaaaaaaatgacaaaatgaaacAACCAATTCTACGCCAATGTCTAATATTTCCAAATGAATGTTTGCCTTAAAACACGTGTGCTAAACATCAATGTAATGTAGGTTACGGCTAAAGAGCCTTACCTCGGACAAGCTGGGTGCACTTGACAACATGTGTGTGGGGATGATCAATGGTGATCTCAAATGCTGAAGAGAGAAAGGCAGATAAGAGGACTTTAGTTTAGGATTGAACTTTAGGTGAAACGTCTACAGATATATacatgaatgagtgagtgaatcACAAACACAGGTGTTCCTGTGCTCGAACGGTGAAACACGGTTTGAGGCGAACTCCATGCAAGTGCCTGTGGGCAATTTGGTTACAGTCAAAATCTTACAAACAAATGACCAAAATGGCACCAGGAGAGAAGTGCACGTCACTCAAACTGCTGGATATCAAAGCAAAACAGTGGCAATCGGGctcttaaaattatttttaaaaatacacaaaaacggCTCAAGTTAGGGCTGGGCAGTATGACAGTTTATACACCACAAGAATTCATGTGTTATATCGTTACGCAGTGGATGTATTTTCAGGGGCATTAGTGGGCAGAATTGCTTTGTTATGGCACTCAAGAGGTACGGGTGAAAAAAACGATTTCAGTCAAAACATGGAACATGCCATTACGTACCATAAAGTTATGTTGAACTTTAATGCGTTCTACCATATTAAGAGATTTGATTATATTGTGATGTATGTGCTGTAAAAATTTGATCATACCACCCATCCTTAGTTGACatcattaaaaaacagaaagaattCCAGTCGACAGGAAAATGACAAAGGCGAGACAATAACAATGAATCCTTAAATTGTCTTGTTGACTCCTGGGAATGTGCAGTGAATGTGGTTATTTGGTGCATTTCTCTAATATGGTGATTCACTGACCCATTCTCACCCCTCCAAACTTACCCAGGGTCTGGAGTATAATGCTCTCAAGAATGACCAGGTCCTGGGCTTGTTGCAGGTATGTCTGAGATTGAGAGGACAGGCAGATTACTCACATGGTCTCTTGGTCATGGACTACACGCTCACTCCCTCCCATCAAAACATCACGACCCTCTTTGAGCAACAAGCCATTCAGCACCTTATCACACTAAATATGGCAGCATGAGAAACCCACATAACGCTACTGAAGGATCTTAGTACCAACTTAACAGGAAAAATACAGACGATTATAAATATGCAACCTAAGaggaaaaaataagttttagcAGAAGTACAGAAATTTTCTTCCTCAGACTATGTGGGTCACACGACCTGTTAAAAAAAGTGGCGTtattaaaaagtcaaatttgATCTAAGTATATAGACACGCATGCTCTGAAATTTATTTAGAGAATCAAAAAGCGAgcgtgaaataaaaaaatccaccaCTCACAAAGCACCTATGAAAAAAGCCATTAAAATATCAATTAACAACCAAGATCACATGAAATACCTGCATGGTTTTAAACCGACTAGCTCAGCATAGTAACGGTGCAATACTTACATCACTTCTGGTGTCTGGCGGTGGGTCCTGAGGATTGAGACACGCATGAGTCACCTTGATCACATGCTCCAGCTTGCGGGGCTGTTCCTCCACCTTTGCTGCTAAAAACAGAGCTGCAGGGGCAATCACCTGTGAACCATGTGacattaaaggggtgatttaacgctgttttatgcattctgacttttgTTAAACGtgccgtcttctcatgcttaacatggtcactTGTCAAAAAAGCAAGTTGGACGTATTACGTAGTATCTcggtgctcgatacactcccacAAGGCTCGTATAGGTttgggaaagtttttttcgaacatgaaaagcAGTTACGTGACAACacttctcccagaaaagcatgccCTTGGCAAGGCGAAAGATATAGTCCCGCTTAcgatcaagattggctgcgctgtgggcctgcagctgcagcttgttactcttgcgatagtgagagaagttgaggcgtgtttgtttgttcagagCATTTCAGTGttggatgttatataaatggtggaagtaacgctggatttgcagattgtttgaaactgatagaggGAGCGGTCCCcacgctaaaagatgccagacatgaagcgCACGCgctaagtgaaactaagtcatatgtctgtgttttgttggcaataggcgcataatgtaaacaacacaaatatatagCAAATCAACAGTTTTGGAGGTATAacgcgatgatgtattgtgtgctcgtgattTAGTTCCGCCAGAGGTcggtacagctgtatctctctttcataaatgtgatcaaactaaattagAAGATACAAAgcatgcaatactactctacaggttctcaagattaatatgagattggcagaaactgcacTTTAAACCGGACCTTTAAGATATAATGCATTCCAGACAAgcaaaaaactgtcaaaaaacaCCTATAAATATGAAAACTTACATTTCGATGGAAGCGGGTGAAGGACTGAATCATGTAGAATCGATGCATATACACAATGGCAGTGTTTATTGTGAGTAGTGACCTGTTCGTCTCAAATTAAGGATTATAGTGGCCTTCACAGTTCAGTagtgaaaaacaacaacacagaaaGTCAAACCTGTGATGTTTCAAAGACAGCTCAATACCTCCAAATGCATTATTGTAGACAATAGCTTAGTGAGTAACTTGCATGAAGCTGTAAAAGAAAGTGGACAAGAGTCTTacaagaaatattaatttcCTTAACTAACGGACATTAAGACCCTAAAAACAAAGCTGCACCACTCATTTGGTCTCCTAAATGGCAATAAATAATGGGCAAATAAAGCTATGTCTAAACATGATATTAACCAGCATATGCATGGATTAGTATAGATAACATACAATCAAATAACGAACTTCAAACAAATCATAAAAGACCTAAACGATGTCAAAATGACCGTGGGAACAAGTGACACCGGCAGCGCTTTTGTTTGGTGGGAAACACCAGTTAGGCCTCGAGGCCTAAACTAagccaaaaaaatataaactaggAAGCAGAAGTGCGTTTAACAGGTCCCACTAAACTAGTAACGCAACACATATGCGTGTTAGACGTTcccagaaatgttttaaatcataataatgGAGAAACACGCCACCATTCATGCCGCCCAAACCGGCTTCAGTTTCGAAAAGAAGCGACGAAATGAGAAAGATACACGTTGAGTCGCTGTCCCATGTCCTGCAGCAGGTTCGCGGCTTGCTGTCGGTACGAGAGCTCTTTGTCGGGATCAAGTCCCGATCGACGAGACGGACTGTTTTCGATTTGTTCGCGCGTGAAGTaccatttattgttatttaccGAAGGCGAAGGGAACGAAGCCGCCATTACTGAGAAGGACGATGTTTTAAAATCTATCTGCGTCACAGGAAGCACGTCATCGAGGGGTCGACCGCGACGTGATTTGACATTGAAGTTCCTGtgtaaaaaatcaaataaatcgtTTTTTTCGGATTTTCtaacatttgttttagtttttaaaattgATTTCATAGCTGGATGTAACTAACgtaatttattgtttattgtatcACATCCTAAACATAATGGAAGAATCCTATATTTCCACTACAGATTCAGTACGGGAATAAAAGCCCAAGCTCAtgctaaaatatgtttttaatgcgCCGTTTTCTGTTC includes the following:
- the ccnt1 gene encoding cyclin-T1 isoform X1, whose product is MAASFPSPSVNNNKWYFTREQIENSPSRRSGLDPDKELSYRQQAANLLQDMGQRLNVSLLTINTAIVYMHRFYMIQSFTRFHRNVIAPAALFLAAKVEEQPRKLEHVIKVTHACLNPQDPPPDTRSDTYLQQAQDLVILESIILQTLAFEITIDHPHTHVVKCTQLVRVGVVTASKDLAQASYFMATNSLHLTTFCLQYSPPIVACICIHLACKWSNWEIPVSTDSKHWWEYVDPTVTLELLDDLTNEFLQILEKTPSRLKRIRNWKAASQTAKKSKAQDGDQSEAIMNMISMASSDTSLVGLMSLSASHSDSTSSADDLNIGASSQQWQPPGKELATSNELHAPAKVSLSEYRAKHADELAAQKRNLLNMEASVKQGYATAAQALMNQQRKDKHHHHQQQQSTSSSSDSGNPSPIVLKIPVEERSIRFPVAGQSGSGGHSGRGSEHDIRVRIRVPERRGGSGDDGKSREKPRERSNHHHHHHHHHHSSSSSSLSSSSAHKHSTGASSKKVSGDSVRSSSSSRKRTHGTEPSAGTHPSKASKSSRNSFQLPPLPSMPSHSLGHGSDILPSLSLSHHQGNYSHSKADKADTNGHNAGGQSNDYQDTFDMLNSLLSAQGVQPTQPQIFDYRSQFGEYRYSSSARGGTQPPPLPSEPPPPMPPLPK
- the ccnt1 gene encoding cyclin-T1 isoform X3, producing MAASFPSPSVNNNKWYFTREQIENSPSRRSGLDPDKELSYRQQAANLLQDMGQRLNVSLLTINTAIVYMHRFYMIQSFTRFHRNVIAPAALFLAAKVEEQPRKLEHVIKVTHACLNPQDPPPDTRSDTYLQQAQDLVILESIILQTLAFEITIDHPHTHVVKCTQLVRASKDLAQASYFMATNSLHLTTFCLQYSPPIVACICIHLACKWSNWEIPVSTDSKHWWEYVDPTVTLELLDDLTNEFLQILEKTPSRLKRIRNWKAASQTAKKSKAQDGDQSEAIMNMISMASSDTSLVGLMSLSASHSDSTSSADDLNIGASSQQWQPPGKELATSNELHAPAKVSLSEYRAKHADELAAQKRNLLNMEASVKQGYATAAQALMNQQRKDKHHHHQQQQSTSSSSDSGNPSPIVLKIPVEERSIRFPVAGQSGSGGHSGRGSEHDIRVRIRVPERRGGSGDDGKSREKPRERSNHHHHHHHHHHSSSSSSLSSSSAHKHSTGASSKKVSGDSVRSSSSSRKRTHGTEPSAGTHPSKASKSSRNSFQLPPLPSMPSHSLGHGSDILPSLSLSHHQGNYSHSKADKADTNGHNAGGQSNDYQDTFDMLNSLLSAQGVQPTQPQIFDYRSQFGEYRYSSSARGGTQPPPLPSEPPPPMPPLPK
- the ccnt1 gene encoding cyclin-T1 isoform X2, encoding MAASFPSPSVNNNKWYFTREQIENSPSRRSGLDPDKELSYRQQAANLLQDMGQRLNVSLLTINTAIVYMHRFYMIQSFTRFHRNVIAPAALFLAAKVEEQPRKLEHVIKVTHACLNPQDPPPDTRSDTYLQQAQDLVILESIILQTLAFEITIDHPHTHVVKCTQLVRGVVTASKDLAQASYFMATNSLHLTTFCLQYSPPIVACICIHLACKWSNWEIPVSTDSKHWWEYVDPTVTLELLDDLTNEFLQILEKTPSRLKRIRNWKAASQTAKKSKAQDGDQSEAIMNMISMASSDTSLVGLMSLSASHSDSTSSADDLNIGASSQQWQPPGKELATSNELHAPAKVSLSEYRAKHADELAAQKRNLLNMEASVKQGYATAAQALMNQQRKDKHHHHQQQQSTSSSSDSGNPSPIVLKIPVEERSIRFPVAGQSGSGGHSGRGSEHDIRVRIRVPERRGGSGDDGKSREKPRERSNHHHHHHHHHHSSSSSSLSSSSAHKHSTGASSKKVSGDSVRSSSSSRKRTHGTEPSAGTHPSKASKSSRNSFQLPPLPSMPSHSLGHGSDILPSLSLSHHQGNYSHSKADKADTNGHNAGGQSNDYQDTFDMLNSLLSAQGVQPTQPQIFDYRSQFGEYRYSSSARGGTQPPPLPSEPPPPMPPLPK